A single window of Uloborus diversus isolate 005 chromosome 5, Udiv.v.3.1, whole genome shotgun sequence DNA harbors:
- the LOC129222941 gene encoding uncharacterized protein LOC129222941: MDNASYHTKVVDPVPSKYATKYVMRQYLEEHSMPYDSNLRKPEIFEIIQANASPTKKYRMDELIKQHGHSVLRLPPYHCDLKPIELAWAAVERFIRNRNVETELSLKTLEELTTHAIQSVSSDDWEKYCSHIEKLETKYWDTDGIVENVVETLNFTVESESGTDTASETGSMDWE; this comes from the coding sequence ATGGACAATGCTTCGTACCATACGAAGGTTGTAGACCCTGTACCATCGAAATATGCAACAAAATATGTGATGCGTCAGTATCTAGAGGAACACTCAATGCCATATGACAGCAATTTGAGAAAaccggaaatttttgaaataattcaagcaAATGCTTCACCGACAAAAAAATATCGCATGGATGAACTTATAAAACAGCATGGACACTCGGTTCTACGATTGCCCCCTTATCATTGTGATTTGAAACCGATCGAGTTAGCCTGGGCAGCTGTCGAGCGCTTTATAAGGAATAGAAACGTTGAAACTGAGTTAAGTCTCAAAACTCTAGAAGAACTTACAACGCACGCAATTCAAAGTGTTTCCAGTGACGACTGGGAAAAATACTGCAGCCACATTGAAAAATTGGAGACGAAATATTGGGACACTGACGGAATCGTAGAAAATGTAGTTGAAACTCTAAATTTCACCGTTGAATCAGAGTCAGGAACAGATACAGCTTCCGAAACAGGCTCAATGGATTGGGAATGA